The Corynebacterium suranareeae genome window below encodes:
- a CDS encoding solute symporter family protein: MNSTIVLAQEDTGNPILNISVFVVFIVVTMTVVMRAGKTTKEASDFYTGGASFSGTQNGLAIAGDYLSAASFLGIVGAIALNGYDGFLYSIGFFVAWLVALLLVAEPLRNVGRFTMADVLSFRLRQKPVRVAAAFGTLFVSLFYLIAQMAGAGSLVSVLLDIHEFHWQAVVIGVVGVVMIAYVLLGGMKGTTYVQMIKACLLVGGVLIMTIWTFVAVKGGVGTLLEDAVAMHASSERAATLGYEATAILEPGLQYGATVTKQLDFVSLGLALVLGTAGLPHVLMRFYTVPTATEARKSVTWAIILIGSFYLMTLILGYGAAALVGPDRIVNAPGAANAAAPLLALELGGSIFMALISAVAFATVLAVVAGLAITASAAVGHDIYDAVLRDGKSSEEEQVRVSRITIVVIGVLSIVLGILAMSQNVAFLVALAFAIAASANLPCILYSLYWKKFNTTGAVAAIYTGLVSALVLIVFSPAVSGTPTSMVPSDGGGWDIFPLSNPGIISIPLAFIAGWIGTMVGKPDNLDDLQAEMEVRSLTGVGVEGAVEH; the protein is encoded by the coding sequence ATGAATTCCACAATCGTGTTGGCCCAAGAAGACACTGGCAACCCAATTCTTAATATTTCCGTTTTCGTGGTGTTCATCGTTGTCACCATGACCGTGGTTATGCGTGCAGGTAAAACCACCAAGGAGGCATCCGACTTCTACACCGGTGGTGCCTCATTCTCCGGTACTCAAAATGGTCTCGCAATTGCAGGTGACTACCTCTCTGCAGCATCCTTCCTGGGTATTGTTGGCGCTATTGCGCTGAACGGTTACGACGGATTCCTTTACTCCATCGGATTCTTCGTTGCCTGGCTTGTAGCTCTGCTGCTTGTTGCAGAACCACTGCGTAACGTTGGTCGATTCACCATGGCGGACGTGTTGTCCTTCCGCCTGCGCCAGAAGCCAGTTCGCGTTGCGGCTGCTTTCGGCACCTTGTTCGTGTCCTTGTTCTACCTGATCGCTCAGATGGCTGGTGCAGGTTCACTTGTCTCCGTGCTTCTGGATATCCATGAGTTCCACTGGCAGGCAGTTGTCATTGGCGTCGTCGGTGTCGTCATGATTGCTTACGTCTTGCTCGGTGGCATGAAGGGCACTACCTACGTTCAGATGATTAAGGCCTGCCTCTTGGTTGGTGGTGTGTTGATCATGACCATCTGGACCTTCGTTGCAGTCAAGGGTGGCGTTGGCACCCTGCTAGAAGATGCCGTTGCTATGCACGCATCCTCCGAGCGTGCAGCAACCCTGGGCTATGAAGCAACCGCAATTCTTGAGCCAGGTCTGCAGTACGGTGCAACCGTAACCAAGCAGCTGGACTTCGTTTCCCTGGGTCTTGCACTTGTTCTTGGTACCGCTGGTCTGCCACACGTTCTCATGCGCTTCTACACCGTTCCTACCGCTACGGAAGCACGTAAGTCCGTTACTTGGGCAATTATCCTCATCGGTTCCTTCTACCTGATGACCCTGATCCTGGGCTACGGTGCTGCAGCACTTGTTGGACCAGACCGCATCGTCAATGCGCCTGGTGCAGCTAACGCAGCAGCTCCTCTGCTTGCACTTGAGCTTGGTGGCTCCATCTTCATGGCATTGATCTCTGCAGTTGCTTTCGCAACAGTGCTGGCTGTGGTTGCAGGTCTGGCAATTACCGCTTCTGCCGCAGTTGGTCACGATATCTACGACGCCGTTCTTCGTGATGGAAAGTCCTCTGAAGAAGAGCAGGTTCGAGTCTCACGTATCACTATCGTTGTGATCGGTGTGCTCTCCATCGTCTTGGGTATTCTCGCGATGTCCCAGAACGTTGCCTTCCTCGTGGCACTGGCATTCGCAATCGCAGCGTCTGCAAACCTGCCTTGTATCCTGTACTCCCTGTACTGGAAGAAGTTCAACACCACTGGTGCTGTAGCCGCAATCTACACCGGCCTTGTCTCCGCACTGGTACTGATCGTCTTCTCCCCAGCAGTCTCCGGTACCCCAACCTCGATGGTTCCTTCTGACGGTGGCGGATGGGATATCTTCCCACTGTCCAACCCAGGTATCATCTCCATCCCACTAGCCTTCATCGCTGGTTGGATCGGCACCATGGTTGGCAAGCCAGACAACTTGGATGATCTCCAGGCTGAAATGGAAGTTCGCTCCCTCACCGGTGTCGGTGTTGAAGGTGCTGTTGAGCACTAG
- the fkpA gene encoding FKBP-type peptidyl-prolyl cis-trans isomerase FkpA, with product MEKPQIELQVGPAPEDLVISDIIVGEGAEARPGGEVEVHYVGVDFETGEEFDSSWDRGQTSQFPLNGLIAGWQEGIPGMKVGGRRQLTIPPEAAYGPEGSGHPLSGRTLVFIIDLISA from the coding sequence ATGGAAAAGCCACAGATTGAGCTACAGGTCGGTCCAGCACCGGAAGATCTCGTCATCTCTGACATCATCGTTGGCGAAGGCGCAGAAGCTCGCCCAGGTGGAGAAGTTGAAGTTCACTACGTGGGCGTTGACTTTGAAACCGGAGAAGAGTTTGACTCGTCTTGGGATCGTGGACAGACCAGCCAATTCCCGCTGAACGGCCTCATCGCGGGCTGGCAAGAGGGAATCCCAGGAATGAAGGTTGGCGGTCGTCGTCAGCTGACCATTCCACCAGAGGCTGCTTATGGCCCTGAAGGATCCGGACACCCACTGTCTGGCCGTACCTTGGTGTTTATCATCGATTTGATCAGCGCTTAA
- a CDS encoding TrmH family RNA methyltransferase encodes MIARTLISDPADPRLDDVRDLNHSDSRPDLPGGKGLVVAEGPLVVGRLLESRFPVRAIVGFKNKLDSFFATIDPALVEDIAVYEVTRDVLAEVAGFDMHRGLLATADRVEETPVSQVLENARTVVVLEGVGDHENIGSMFRNAAGMGVDAILFGNGCADPLYRRVVRVSMGNVLRLPFAHLEGTYTTWQRSLDQLKEAGFYLVSLTPDPGAEHLEDALAGKEKVALLVGAEGPGLTEHAMRATDVRARIPMAPGTDSLNLATSAAIAFYERDRSQR; translated from the coding sequence GTGATCGCACGCACGCTGATTTCTGATCCCGCTGACCCACGCCTCGACGATGTCCGAGACCTCAACCATTCTGACTCCAGGCCAGACCTTCCAGGAGGTAAAGGCCTCGTTGTTGCAGAAGGACCTTTGGTTGTGGGGCGCCTTTTAGAATCACGATTCCCAGTGCGTGCAATCGTAGGATTCAAAAACAAACTTGATTCCTTCTTTGCAACCATCGATCCGGCGTTGGTAGAAGACATTGCGGTGTATGAAGTCACCCGGGACGTACTTGCAGAAGTAGCAGGCTTTGACATGCACCGTGGGCTTTTAGCTACCGCGGACCGCGTGGAAGAAACCCCAGTGAGCCAGGTGCTGGAAAACGCCCGCACAGTGGTTGTACTTGAAGGCGTGGGGGACCATGAAAATATTGGATCAATGTTCCGTAATGCTGCTGGGATGGGCGTAGACGCCATCCTTTTCGGCAACGGGTGCGCAGATCCTTTGTATAGGCGAGTGGTTCGTGTTTCTATGGGAAACGTGCTGCGTTTGCCCTTTGCCCACCTCGAAGGCACATATACCACCTGGCAGCGCAGCCTTGATCAGCTTAAAGAGGCCGGTTTTTACCTCGTGTCGCTCACTCCAGATCCAGGCGCAGAGCACCTCGAAGATGCCCTGGCAGGAAAAGAAAAAGTAGCGTTGCTCGTTGGTGCAGAAGGACCAGGTCTTACCGAGCATGCGATGCGAGCAACTGATGTTCGCGCTCGCATCCCCATGGCTCCTGGAACAGATAGCTTAAACCTAGCTACCTCCGCTGCCATTGCGTTTTATGAAAGGGATCGTTCCCAACGATAA
- a CDS encoding DUF485 domain-containing protein, whose product MSSSPVMKERRQPTPQEFREMQSSPEFKELRSKFRSFAFPMSIAFFVWYIVYVLVATFASDWMGTPLVGNINIGVFFGLAQFVTTFAITYIYIVFANKNLEPRQAAIREKMEG is encoded by the coding sequence ATGAGCTCCAGTCCAGTCATGAAGGAGCGTCGACAGCCGACGCCCCAAGAATTCCGCGAAATGCAGAGCAGCCCGGAGTTTAAAGAACTCCGCAGCAAGTTCCGCTCTTTTGCATTCCCAATGAGTATCGCCTTCTTCGTGTGGTACATCGTCTACGTGCTCGTAGCTACCTTTGCCTCCGATTGGATGGGCACCCCACTAGTGGGCAATATCAACATCGGTGTGTTCTTCGGACTTGCACAGTTCGTGACCACCTTTGCAATTACGTACATCTATATCGTCTTTGCGAACAAAAACCTTGAGCCTCGTCAGGCTGCTATTCGCGAGAAGATGGAAGGATAA
- a CDS encoding NCS2 family permease, producing MTSGNSTKTRGTLDRYFKISERGSTIGTEVRAGVVTFFAMAYIIILNPLILGTTPDVEGNTLGIPQVAAATALAAGVMTIAFGLIARYPFGIAAGLGLNTMVAVTLVSGEGLTWPEAMGLVVLDGIVIVILAVSGFRVAVFRAIPASMKAAISVGIGLFIAMIGLVDAGFVRRIPDAAGTTVPVTLGIDGSIASWPTFVFVVGVLLCGVLVVRRVRGGLFLGILGTTILAIIAEALFDSGASFEDGEANAEGWSLAVPGLPDSFGGVPDLSIVGAVDLIGAFSRIGVVAATLLVFTLVLANFFDAMGTMTALGKQGNLVDEEGNLPDIKKALVIEGTGAIVGGAFSASSNTVFADSSAGVADGARTGLANVVTGSLFIAAMFLTPLYEIVPIEAAAPVLVVVGAMMMGQVTEIDFSKFYIAFPAFLTIVIMPFTYSIANGIGVGFIMYAIMAAAAGKAKQVHWLMWLVATLFVIFFAIDPIMGAIS from the coding sequence ATGACGTCAGGGAATTCAACGAAAACTAGGGGAACCCTAGACCGATATTTCAAAATCTCGGAGCGAGGATCCACCATCGGAACTGAGGTCCGAGCAGGTGTGGTCACCTTCTTCGCGATGGCCTACATTATTATCCTCAACCCATTGATCCTCGGTACCACCCCTGACGTTGAGGGAAATACCCTAGGAATCCCACAGGTTGCGGCAGCAACCGCTCTTGCTGCAGGTGTTATGACCATTGCGTTTGGTCTCATTGCGCGCTATCCCTTCGGTATCGCCGCAGGCCTTGGCCTAAACACCATGGTTGCAGTCACATTGGTATCTGGTGAAGGTCTCACCTGGCCAGAAGCAATGGGACTGGTTGTTCTGGACGGTATCGTCATTGTCATTTTGGCTGTGTCGGGCTTCCGTGTTGCAGTGTTCCGCGCCATTCCTGCATCAATGAAAGCGGCAATCAGCGTTGGCATTGGTTTGTTCATCGCCATGATTGGCTTGGTGGATGCAGGCTTTGTGCGCAGAATTCCAGATGCCGCAGGCACCACCGTTCCTGTCACCTTAGGCATTGATGGATCGATTGCGTCATGGCCTACATTTGTGTTCGTAGTTGGTGTGCTGCTGTGCGGAGTTTTGGTTGTCCGCAGGGTTCGCGGTGGACTGTTCTTGGGCATTTTAGGCACCACCATTTTGGCGATCATCGCAGAAGCTCTCTTTGATTCCGGTGCTTCTTTTGAAGATGGTGAAGCAAATGCTGAAGGCTGGTCTCTGGCTGTTCCAGGCCTACCTGATTCCTTCGGTGGTGTTCCTGACCTGTCCATCGTCGGTGCGGTTGATTTGATTGGCGCGTTTAGCCGTATCGGTGTTGTTGCTGCCACCTTGCTAGTGTTCACCCTGGTGCTGGCTAACTTCTTCGATGCCATGGGCACAATGACTGCACTTGGCAAGCAGGGCAACCTGGTAGATGAAGAGGGCAATCTTCCAGACATAAAAAAGGCATTGGTCATTGAAGGCACCGGTGCCATTGTTGGTGGTGCTTTCTCGGCTTCCTCCAACACCGTATTCGCGGATTCTTCTGCAGGTGTGGCTGACGGTGCACGAACGGGTCTGGCAAACGTTGTTACTGGTTCACTTTTTATTGCCGCGATGTTCCTTACTCCGCTGTATGAAATCGTTCCGATCGAAGCAGCAGCACCAGTTCTCGTTGTCGTCGGCGCGATGATGATGGGACAGGTCACCGAAATTGATTTCTCCAAGTTCTACATCGCATTCCCTGCATTCCTCACCATCGTGATCATGCCATTTACCTATTCCATCGCAAATGGCATCGGCGTTGGATTTATCATGTATGCCATCATGGCTGCTGCAGCAGGAAAAGCTAAGCAGGTGCACTGGTTGATGTGGCTTGTGGCTACCCTCTTTGTTATCTTCTTCGCCATTGATCCCATCATGGGGGCGATTAGCTAG
- the sepH gene encoding septation protein SepH has product MREIFLVSGDSTESSLVFKTSEEDGAEEFFIAVTDELHAILAGHRPVDADVEPDTTVEAAPAPLEPVTTVTAIEEPREEKELDSRISAPLTMSPREIQIRIRSGASIEELAEENGVTEARIEPYAHPVLLERARIAELAKQSHPIRENGPAKLTLWEILATAFATRGHDLTASTWDAYKDATNQWIVRVDWKAGLSDNYAEWTLNMHNTSNPTADPRTPVAADLIDPEFIQPVRTLTSVNSNQESYDDETDVFDSVEEPKNAEDSNLDAVPELSNDSAPDNEAEGPRNRRRKAVTPHWEDVLLGVRANTKRPKK; this is encoded by the coding sequence ATGCGGGAAATATTCCTGGTCAGCGGTGATTCCACCGAATCATCCTTGGTTTTCAAGACCTCCGAAGAGGATGGCGCTGAGGAATTTTTCATTGCTGTTACTGATGAACTCCACGCCATTCTTGCAGGTCATAGGCCAGTAGACGCCGATGTAGAACCTGACACCACGGTAGAAGCTGCTCCAGCTCCGCTCGAGCCAGTAACCACCGTCACCGCAATAGAAGAGCCCCGCGAGGAAAAAGAACTTGATTCTCGAATCAGTGCTCCTTTAACCATGTCACCCCGCGAGATTCAGATCCGGATACGTTCAGGCGCATCAATTGAAGAACTCGCAGAAGAAAACGGTGTAACCGAAGCACGCATTGAGCCTTATGCCCACCCTGTGTTGCTTGAACGTGCCAGAATCGCAGAACTAGCAAAGCAATCCCACCCCATTCGGGAAAACGGGCCTGCAAAGCTGACACTGTGGGAAATTCTTGCCACCGCTTTTGCCACCCGTGGCCATGACCTCACGGCCTCCACGTGGGATGCATACAAAGATGCAACCAACCAGTGGATTGTCCGCGTGGATTGGAAAGCGGGCTTGAGCGATAACTACGCCGAGTGGACGCTGAATATGCACAACACCAGCAACCCGACGGCCGATCCTCGTACTCCGGTTGCAGCTGATTTGATTGATCCTGAATTCATTCAGCCAGTGCGCACTTTAACGTCGGTCAACTCTAATCAAGAGTCTTATGACGATGAGACTGATGTTTTCGACAGCGTTGAGGAACCTAAAAATGCTGAAGATTCTAACCTAGACGCAGTCCCTGAGCTCAGCAATGACAGCGCACCGGATAATGAAGCTGAAGGTCCACGAAATAGGCGTCGAAAAGCAGTCACGCCTCATTGGGAAGATGTCCTTTTAGGAGTTCGCGCCAATACAAAGCGCCCGAAGAAATAG
- the serC gene encoding phosphoserine transaminase — translation MTDFPTLPSEFIPGDGRFGCGPSKVRPEQIQAIVDGSTSVIGTSHRQPAVKNVVGSIREGLSDLFSLPEGYEIILSLGGATAFWDAATFGLIEKKSGHLSFGEFSSKFAKASKLAPWLDEPEIVTAETSDAPAPQAFEGADVIAWAHNETSTGAMVPVLRPEGSEGSLVAIDATSGAGGLPVDINNADVYYFSPQKCFASDGGLWLAAMSPAALERIEKINASDRFIPEFLNLQTAVDNSLKNQTYNTPAVATLLMLDNQVKWMNSNGGLDGMVARTTASSTALYNWAEAREEASPYVADAAKRSLVVGTIDFDDSIDAAVIAKILRANGILDTEPYRKLGRNQLRIGMFPAIDSTDVEKLTGAIDYILDGGFAKK, via the coding sequence ATGACCGACTTCCCCACCCTGCCCTCTGAATTCATTCCTGGCGACGGCCGCTTTGGCTGTGGACCTTCCAAGGTCCGCCCAGAGCAGATCCAGGCCATTGTCGACGGATCTACTTCCGTCATCGGCACCTCACACCGTCAGCCGGCAGTAAAAAACGTCGTGGGATCAATCCGCGAAGGCCTCTCCGATCTCTTCTCCCTCCCTGAAGGCTACGAGATCATTCTCTCCCTGGGTGGAGCAACCGCATTCTGGGACGCAGCAACCTTTGGACTTATTGAAAAGAAGTCCGGTCACCTGTCCTTCGGTGAGTTCTCCTCCAAGTTCGCCAAGGCATCCAAGCTTGCCCCTTGGCTAGATGAGCCAGAGATCGTTACCGCCGAGACCAGCGACGCTCCAGCACCACAAGCATTTGAAGGTGCTGACGTTATTGCCTGGGCTCACAACGAAACCTCCACTGGTGCGATGGTTCCAGTGCTTCGCCCAGAGGGATCCGAAGGTTCCCTGGTTGCAATCGACGCTACTTCTGGCGCTGGTGGACTGCCAGTAGATATCAACAACGCTGATGTTTACTACTTCTCCCCTCAGAAGTGCTTCGCTTCCGATGGTGGCCTGTGGCTTGCTGCAATGAGCCCAGCAGCTCTAGAGCGCATTGAAAAGATCAATGCATCTGACCGCTTCATTCCAGAGTTCTTGAACCTGCAAACTGCAGTTGATAACTCCCTGAAGAACCAGACCTACAACACCCCAGCTGTTGCAACCTTGCTGATGCTGGACAACCAGGTCAAGTGGATGAACTCCAACGGTGGCCTTGATGGAATGGTTGCCCGCACCACTGCTAGCTCAACTGCACTGTACAACTGGGCAGAGGCTCGCGAGGAGGCATCCCCTTATGTTGCTGACGCCGCTAAGCGTTCCCTAGTTGTGGGAACCATCGATTTCGATGACTCCATCGACGCTGCTGTTATCGCTAAGATCCTGCGCGCAAACGGCATCCTAGACACTGAGCCATACCGCAAGCTTGGCCGTAACCAGCTGCGCATCGGTATGTTCCCAGCGATCGACTCCACCGATGTTGAAAAGCTCACCGGAGCTATCGATTACATCCTTGATGGTGGTTTTGCTAAGAAGTAA
- a CDS encoding carboxyl transferase domain-containing protein has translation MAHTFAHTLIESVLDSDSFMSWDEPPHYNDIDQSYVHTLERARAQSECDEAIVTGEGHIDGIPVAVIVSDFSFLGGSLGAVASTRIIKAIHRATENKLPLLVSTASGGARMQEDNRTFVMMASITASIQRHKNAHLPFLVYLRNPTMGGAMVTVGSAGHLTFAEPGAQIGFLGPKVVELTTGISLPREVQQAENLVDNGVIDGVVAPTQLRTVVSKALKILQPAEEVDRFSPTAPGVEVPVMDAIARSRDPQRPGIGEIVETLGEDVVKLSGARAGAVSPAVRVALARIGGRAVVLIGQDRRYAVGPADLRFARRGISLARELKLPIVTIIDTAGAELSQAAEEGGIASSIARTMSKLIDAPSPTVSVILGPGVGGGALALLPTDLTYATESAWLSALPPEGASAILYGNTDHVEDILERQGVGAHALLKQGLIDGIICETDTFIEEVLGTISNALSELKNNPERAGRHSRFERLASAKSD, from the coding sequence ATGGCACACACTTTCGCACACACTTTGATTGAATCTGTCTTAGACTCAGATAGCTTCATGTCTTGGGATGAACCACCGCACTATAACGATATTGATCAAAGCTATGTGCACACCCTTGAGCGTGCTCGTGCACAATCAGAGTGTGATGAAGCAATAGTCACGGGAGAAGGTCACATAGATGGCATTCCGGTGGCTGTGATTGTGTCTGATTTTTCATTTCTGGGTGGATCTTTGGGAGCTGTGGCATCAACACGCATCATCAAAGCAATCCATCGCGCAACTGAAAATAAGTTGCCTTTGCTCGTCTCTACTGCTTCAGGTGGCGCCAGAATGCAAGAAGACAACCGAACTTTCGTCATGATGGCTTCTATTACCGCCAGCATCCAGCGCCATAAGAATGCCCATTTACCCTTCTTGGTGTATTTAAGAAATCCCACGATGGGCGGAGCCATGGTCACGGTGGGCTCTGCTGGTCATCTCACATTCGCAGAGCCCGGCGCGCAGATTGGTTTTCTTGGCCCCAAAGTCGTAGAACTCACTACCGGAATATCACTCCCGCGTGAGGTGCAACAAGCTGAGAATCTGGTGGATAACGGTGTCATTGATGGTGTGGTGGCTCCAACACAGCTTCGCACAGTGGTGTCTAAAGCCTTGAAAATTTTACAGCCCGCTGAAGAAGTGGATCGCTTTTCTCCCACGGCGCCGGGGGTGGAAGTACCGGTTATGGATGCGATAGCGCGTTCACGCGACCCTCAGAGGCCTGGAATCGGGGAGATTGTAGAAACGTTGGGGGAAGACGTCGTAAAGCTCTCTGGTGCCCGTGCAGGCGCCGTAAGCCCGGCTGTGCGCGTTGCCCTGGCACGCATTGGCGGCAGGGCCGTGGTGCTGATTGGCCAGGATCGGCGCTATGCTGTTGGCCCAGCGGACCTGCGTTTTGCCCGGCGCGGCATCTCGCTTGCGCGCGAGCTTAAGCTGCCGATCGTCACCATCATTGATACCGCCGGCGCGGAATTGTCGCAGGCGGCTGAGGAGGGAGGTATAGCAAGCTCCATTGCGCGCACCATGTCCAAGCTTATCGACGCCCCCTCCCCCACCGTGTCAGTCATCCTTGGCCCAGGAGTTGGTGGCGGTGCGCTGGCGCTGCTGCCCACCGACCTGACCTATGCGACAGAAAGCGCATGGCTTAGCGCGCTGCCACCTGAAGGCGCATCGGCGATTCTTTATGGCAACACTGATCATGTCGAGGACATCCTTGAGCGCCAAGGCGTAGGCGCGCATGCGCTTTTAAAACAAGGGCTTATCGACGGCATCATCTGCGAAACCGACACCTTCATCGAAGAAGTACTGGGGACAATCAGCAACGCCCTTTCCGAATTGAAAAACAATCCAGAAAGGGCGGGACGACACAGTCGCTTTGAGCGTCTAGCTTCAGCGAAAAGTGATTAA
- a CDS encoding citrate synthase, which produces MFERDIVATDNNKAVLHYPGGEFEMDIIEASEGSNGVVLGKMLSETGLITFDPGYVSTGSTESKITYIDGDAGILRYRGYDIADLAEKATFNEVSYLLINGELPTPDELHKFNDEIRHHTLLDEDFKSQFNVFPRDAHPMATLASSVNILSTYYQDQLNPLDEAQLDKATVRLMAKVPMLAAYAHRARKGAPYMYPDNSLNARENFLRMMFGYPTEPYEIDPIMVKALDKLLILHADHEQNCSTSTVRMIGSAQANMFVSIAGGINALSGPLHGGANQAVLEMLEDIKNNHDGDATEFMNKVKNKEDGVRLMGFGHRVYKNYDPRAAIVKETAHEILEHLGGDDLLDLAIKLEEIALADDYFISRKLYPNVDFYTGLIYRAMGFPTDFFTVLFAIGRLPGWIAHYREQLGAPGAKINRPRQVYTGNASRKFVPREER; this is translated from the coding sequence ATTTTTGAAAGGGATATCGTGGCTACTGATAACAACAAGGCTGTCCTGCACTACCCCGGTGGCGAGTTCGAAATGGACATCATCGAGGCTTCTGAGGGTAGCAACGGTGTTGTCCTGGGTAAGATGCTGTCCGAAACCGGACTGATCACTTTTGACCCAGGCTATGTGAGCACCGGCTCTACCGAGTCGAAGATCACCTACATCGATGGAGATGCAGGAATCCTGCGTTACCGCGGCTATGACATCGCTGATTTGGCTGAGAAGGCCACCTTCAACGAGGTTTCTTACCTCCTTATTAACGGTGAGCTACCTACCCCAGACGAGCTTCACAAGTTTAATGATGAGATTCGCCACCACACCCTTTTGGACGAGGACTTCAAGTCTCAGTTCAACGTGTTCCCACGCGACGCTCACCCAATGGCAACCCTGGCATCCTCAGTGAACATCTTGTCCACCTACTACCAGGATCAGCTGAACCCACTTGATGAGGCACAGCTTGATAAGGCAACCGTTCGCCTCATGGCTAAGGTGCCAATGCTGGCTGCGTACGCACACCGCGCACGCAAGGGTGCTCCATACATGTACCCAGACAACTCCCTCAACGCGCGTGAGAACTTCCTGCGCATGATGTTCGGTTACCCAACCGAGCCATACGAGATTGACCCAATTATGGTCAAGGCTCTGGACAAGCTGCTTATCCTGCACGCTGACCACGAGCAGAACTGCTCCACCTCTACCGTTCGTATGATTGGTTCCGCACAGGCCAACATGTTTGTCTCCATCGCTGGTGGCATCAACGCACTGTCCGGCCCACTGCACGGTGGTGCAAACCAGGCTGTTCTTGAAATGCTTGAAGATATCAAGAACAACCACGACGGTGACGCAACCGAGTTCATGAACAAGGTCAAGAACAAGGAAGACGGCGTCCGCCTCATGGGCTTCGGACACCGCGTGTACAAGAACTACGACCCACGTGCAGCTATCGTCAAGGAAACCGCACACGAGATCCTTGAGCACCTCGGTGGCGACGATCTTCTGGATCTGGCAATCAAGCTGGAAGAGATCGCTTTGGCTGATGATTACTTCATCTCCCGTAAGCTCTACCCGAACGTCGACTTCTACACCGGCCTGATCTACCGCGCCATGGGCTTCCCAACCGACTTCTTCACCGTATTGTTCGCAATCGGTCGTCTCCCAGGCTGGATCGCTCACTACCGCGAGCAGCTTGGTGCTCCAGGTGCGAAGATCAACCGCCCACGCCAGGTCTACACCGGCAACGCATCCCGCAAGTTTGTTCCACGCGAGGAGCGCTAG
- a CDS encoding DUF6928 family protein, whose protein sequence is MPSQLGENAAIVTLWFVNASDPQSIIRSEPRADRGYGRKLLAQLNPSWPITPIGQFDLNRSVPASANEFYIAGFPGITVIQTVLEDVTSLSKLSPRLLRSVPATDIYIFAVNEETTLGGFAHIFKGDVKRSFIAFEERIFEDDGIPGGFEAPFWAGKKGTRKTALSLPFNPIELVNEAQRAWLGFDASTSPDINVVAYAIDGRPEPRIAAPRQLSSEEVTRAAVEKLGLRESSFYDDYEEYEAPDRVVSKNVTSKAKKAASSAQKLGKSLWKASREFKDTMAEKLRHTDRER, encoded by the coding sequence ATGCCAAGTCAATTGGGAGAAAACGCAGCGATCGTTACCCTCTGGTTTGTTAATGCATCCGATCCCCAATCCATCATCCGCTCGGAGCCTCGAGCGGATCGTGGTTATGGCAGAAAACTCCTGGCGCAACTCAACCCGTCCTGGCCCATTACACCAATCGGGCAATTCGACCTCAATCGCTCCGTGCCAGCCAGCGCCAATGAGTTTTATATCGCGGGTTTTCCCGGCATCACCGTCATCCAAACCGTTCTGGAAGATGTCACATCCCTGTCCAAATTGAGCCCCCGATTGCTGCGCAGCGTGCCTGCCACAGATATTTACATCTTCGCAGTCAATGAAGAAACCACGCTTGGCGGATTTGCCCACATTTTCAAAGGCGACGTCAAACGATCCTTTATTGCCTTTGAAGAACGCATTTTTGAAGATGACGGTATCCCCGGTGGCTTTGAAGCACCATTTTGGGCAGGTAAAAAAGGTACCCGAAAAACCGCATTGTCATTGCCTTTTAATCCCATCGAGTTAGTCAACGAGGCACAACGCGCCTGGCTCGGATTCGACGCCTCTACCTCCCCAGACATCAACGTGGTGGCGTACGCCATCGATGGGCGCCCCGAGCCACGCATCGCAGCGCCCCGCCAGTTAAGCTCCGAGGAAGTGACGCGGGCGGCCGTCGAAAAGCTTGGTTTGCGTGAGTCTTCTTTTTATGACGACTACGAAGAATACGAGGCGCCGGATCGAGTGGTCTCAAAAAACGTGACCTCGAAAGCTAAAAAAGCGGCCAGCTCTGCACAGAAACTAGGTAAGTCTTTGTGGAAAGCTAGCCGCGAGTTCAAGGACACGATGGCAGAAAAACTCCGCCACACCGACCGCGAACGATAG